A window of Elusimicrobiota bacterium contains these coding sequences:
- the hemC gene encoding hydroxymethylbilane synthase, with product MAQLILGTRGSALALAQSKMVKARLEALSSDLRVELQIIKTTGDKMAESSLANLGKGVFTKEIEEALLDKRVDLAVHSLKDLPTQFPPGLTVGAVLEREDPRDCLVSRFGEQLLELPSGSVVGTSSLRRQAQIRAVKKNIRVQDTRGNLDTRLKKVAEGEFTAVVVAYAGVRRLGRAEEVSEVIPLEIMLPAPGQGFIAIEIREGDNATAGWVKRLSHDMSFRAATAERAFLAGLGGGCRVPIAAHARSDGNRLVMDGLVISVDGQRLVRVKDQGPLADPLGLGNLLAARALEKGAGDILKETVA from the coding sequence CTGCGCGTCGAGCTTCAAATCATCAAGACCACCGGGGACAAAATGGCGGAGTCGTCCCTGGCGAACCTCGGGAAGGGCGTTTTCACCAAGGAAATTGAAGAAGCGCTTCTGGACAAACGGGTGGATTTGGCGGTCCATTCCCTGAAAGATTTGCCCACGCAATTTCCGCCGGGGCTCACGGTGGGCGCCGTGCTGGAGCGCGAAGATCCCCGGGACTGCCTGGTGTCCCGATTCGGCGAACAGCTATTGGAACTGCCTTCCGGTTCCGTGGTCGGCACCAGCTCCCTGCGCCGACAGGCCCAAATCCGGGCGGTCAAAAAAAATATCCGGGTTCAAGACACCCGGGGGAACCTGGACACGCGCCTTAAAAAAGTGGCCGAGGGCGAATTCACCGCCGTGGTCGTGGCCTACGCCGGGGTTCGCCGGTTGGGCCGGGCCGAGGAAGTGTCCGAAGTGATCCCCCTGGAAATCATGCTCCCGGCCCCCGGCCAGGGGTTCATAGCCATTGAAATCCGCGAGGGGGACAACGCCACCGCGGGCTGGGTGAAACGCCTGAGCCACGACATGAGTTTTCGCGCCGCCACGGCGGAACGGGCCTTTTTGGCCGGACTGGGCGGCGGTTGCCGCGTCCCCATCGCGGCCCACGCCCGGAGCGACGGCAACCGGCTGGTGATGGACGGCCTGGTCATCAGCGTGGATGGGCAACGGCTCGTCCGGGTGAAGGACCAGGGCCCTCTGGCGGACCCCTTGGGGCTCGGGAATCTGTTGGCCGCCCGGGCTCTGGAAAAAGGCGCCGGCGACATTTTGAAGGAAACGGTGGCCTGA